A part of Candidatus Stoquefichus sp. SB1 genomic DNA contains:
- the gnpA gene encoding 1,3-beta-galactosyl-N-acetylhexosamine phosphorylase — protein MKNYGRLTLPTDLDVIDQTIALKEKLGADAIRDCDGTEMPEEILGLDAKIYATYYTTRKDNDWALAHPEEIQQEYLITDRYTARNTSLTISLMKGFHTEQLKPNFIDDPYEWWEVIDRTTGEIVPTSQWTYSEENCSVTIQTIPYHVYTVSFLAFLIWDPVHMYNFITNDWKDAPHQLTFDVRQPKTQVFVKEKLRKFCEDNPHIDVIRFTTFFHQFTLTFDDQKREKFVEWFGYSASVSPYILKQFEKWAGYKFRPEFIVDQGYHNSLFRVPSREFKDFIDFQQQEVCKLAKELVDIVHSYGKEAMMFLGDHWIGTEPYGPYFETIGLDAVVGSVGDGVTMRMISDIKGVKYTEGRLLPYFFPDVFTEGGDPIGEAHSNWLKARRAILRSPLDRIGYGGYLKLALQWPGFIDTITHVVDEFRDIHDTIQGTSAYVSPFKVAILNCWGASRRWMNNQVHHAIWYREIYSYVGIIECLSGMPIDIDFINFDDIKNGQLDQYKVVINAGSAYTSWSGEKNWIDETVVTKIRQWVDQGGGFIGVGEPTAYQHQGQFFQLSDVLGVDKEVGFTLSHDKYNEVDSHHFLLEDIDGQIDFGEGMNGIYAHGENYQILNQHHGYAQLVTNTYGKGRSIYFAGLPYSPQNCRLLLRAIYWAAGKEDEMKKYYVSNVNTEVAAFEKVGKIAVINNTTEALSSDLYISGQKVETLNLLPMELRWITIKE, from the coding sequence ATGAAAAATTATGGAAGATTAACTCTCCCTACTGATTTAGATGTAATTGATCAAACAATTGCATTGAAAGAGAAATTGGGAGCAGATGCTATTCGAGATTGTGATGGTACAGAAATGCCAGAAGAAATCTTGGGTTTAGATGCAAAAATTTATGCAACTTATTATACAACACGAAAAGATAATGATTGGGCACTCGCTCATCCTGAAGAAATTCAGCAAGAATATTTAATAACTGATCGCTATACTGCTAGAAACACTTCACTTACAATCAGTTTAATGAAAGGTTTTCATACTGAACAATTAAAGCCAAATTTTATTGATGATCCTTATGAATGGTGGGAAGTGATTGACCGCACTACCGGTGAAATCGTCCCAACATCACAATGGACTTATAGTGAGGAAAATTGCAGTGTAACCATTCAAACAATTCCCTACCATGTATACACTGTCAGTTTCTTAGCCTTTTTGATATGGGATCCTGTGCATATGTATAACTTCATTACAAACGACTGGAAAGATGCTCCTCATCAATTAACATTTGATGTGAGACAACCGAAAACACAAGTTTTTGTCAAAGAAAAACTCAGAAAATTCTGTGAGGATAATCCTCATATTGATGTCATTCGTTTTACAACTTTCTTTCATCAATTCACTTTAACATTTGATGATCAAAAGCGTGAGAAATTCGTTGAATGGTTTGGATATAGTGCAAGTGTATCTCCTTATATTCTTAAACAATTTGAAAAATGGGCTGGTTATAAATTTAGACCTGAATTTATTGTAGATCAAGGATACCACAATTCTTTATTTAGAGTTCCTTCTCGAGAATTTAAAGATTTTATTGATTTCCAGCAACAAGAAGTTTGCAAACTCGCTAAAGAATTAGTCGATATCGTGCATAGTTATGGCAAAGAAGCCATGATGTTCTTAGGTGACCATTGGATTGGTACAGAACCTTATGGACCATATTTTGAAACAATTGGATTAGATGCAGTTGTTGGTTCTGTTGGTGACGGTGTCACAATGCGTATGATTTCTGATATTAAAGGTGTCAAATATACTGAAGGTCGCCTCCTTCCTTACTTCTTCCCAGATGTTTTCACTGAAGGTGGTGACCCTATTGGCGAGGCCCATAGTAATTGGTTAAAAGCCAGACGTGCAATATTAAGAAGTCCTTTAGATCGTATTGGGTATGGTGGATATTTAAAATTAGCCTTACAGTGGCCTGGTTTTATTGATACAATTACTCATGTTGTTGATGAATTTAGAGATATTCATGATACAATTCAAGGAACAAGTGCCTATGTTTCTCCATTTAAAGTTGCAATTTTAAATTGCTGGGGTGCATCTCGCCGTTGGATGAATAACCAAGTTCATCATGCTATATGGTATCGTGAAATTTATTCTTATGTTGGAATTATTGAATGCTTAAGTGGGATGCCTATTGATATTGACTTTATTAATTTTGACGATATTAAAAATGGTCAACTTGATCAATATAAAGTTGTTATTAATGCAGGAAGTGCTTATACATCATGGTCAGGTGAAAAAAATTGGATTGATGAAACTGTTGTTACAAAAATCAGACAATGGGTAGATCAAGGTGGTGGATTTATTGGTGTTGGTGAACCAACTGCCTATCAGCACCAAGGACAATTCTTCCAACTAAGTGATGTTCTTGGTGTTGATAAAGAAGTTGGTTTTACGTTAAGTCATGATAAATATAATGAAGTGGATTCACATCACTTCTTATTAGAAGATATCGATGGACAAATTGACTTTGGTGAAGGTATGAATGGCATCTATGCTCATGGTGAGAATTATCAAATCTTAAATCAGCATCATGGATATGCACAGTTAGTAACAAATACCTATGGAAAAGGTCGTAGCATCTATTTTGCTGGATTGCCTTATTCTCCACAAAACTGTCGTCTTCTTTTAAGAGCTATTTATTGGGCAGCAGGCAAAGAAGATGAAATGAAGAAATATTATGTCAGCAATGTCAATACAGAAGTGGCTGCATTTGAAAAGGTTGGTAAGATTGCTGTCATTAACAATACTACAGAAGCATTATCAAGTGATCTTTATATTTCTGGACAAAAAGTTGAAACCCTCAACTTATTGCCAATGGAGCTTCGCTGGATAACTATAAAGGAGTGA
- a CDS encoding ABC transporter ATP-binding protein, producing MATLSLKNIDKIYDNNVQAVFDFNLDIADKEFIVFVGPSGCGKSTTLRMIAGLEDISAGELYIDDTLMNDVAPKDRDIAMVFQSYALYPHMTVYDNMAFGLKIAKVSKDVIDQKVRAAAKALDIEQYLDRKPKALSGGQRQRVALGRAIVREPKVFLMDEPLSNLDAKLRVQMRVEILKIYQQLGTTFIYVTHDQTEAMTMGTRIVVMKDGRVQQVAAPTYLYEHPINKFVAGFIGSPQMNFRDGKIIEKEGKLYIELSDITLEIPESKATILKDKGYIGKTVTMGIRPEDISTHPQYIMHHPEASFQNKVDVVELMGSESFIHMTKDDVPFVVKVPGSTPLRANDEGAFVYIMNKTHFFDKETELNILENHEG from the coding sequence ATGGCTACATTATCACTTAAAAATATAGATAAAATATATGACAATAATGTTCAAGCTGTCTTTGATTTTAACTTAGATATTGCTGATAAAGAATTTATTGTTTTTGTAGGTCCTTCCGGATGTGGAAAATCTACAACCCTAAGAATGATTGCTGGATTGGAGGATATTTCAGCAGGAGAACTTTACATTGATGATACACTGATGAATGATGTTGCTCCAAAAGATCGAGACATTGCTATGGTATTCCAATCATATGCACTCTATCCTCATATGACAGTTTACGATAACATGGCTTTCGGACTAAAGATTGCGAAAGTCTCTAAAGATGTGATTGATCAAAAAGTTCGTGCCGCTGCCAAAGCATTAGATATTGAACAATATTTGGATCGTAAACCTAAAGCGCTCTCTGGTGGGCAGAGACAACGTGTGGCTTTAGGAAGAGCGATTGTCCGTGAACCAAAAGTTTTCTTAATGGATGAACCACTTAGTAACTTAGACGCTAAGTTAAGAGTACAAATGCGTGTTGAAATTTTAAAAATTTATCAGCAACTTGGTACAACATTTATTTATGTCACTCACGATCAAACGGAAGCCATGACAATGGGAACAAGAATTGTTGTTATGAAAGATGGTCGTGTTCAGCAAGTTGCTGCTCCTACTTATCTTTATGAACATCCTATCAATAAATTCGTTGCTGGTTTTATTGGTAGTCCTCAAATGAACTTTAGAGATGGAAAAATCATTGAAAAAGAAGGAAAGTTATATATTGAATTATCTGATATTACATTAGAAATACCAGAATCTAAAGCAACAATACTTAAAGATAAAGGATACATTGGAAAAACTGTGACAATGGGAATTCGACCAGAAGATATTTCTACGCATCCTCAATACATCATGCATCATCCTGAAGCATCATTCCAAAACAAAGTTGATGTTGTTGAATTAATGGGTTCAGAAAGCTTTATTCATATGACAAAAGATGATGTGCCTTTTGTTGTTAAAGTTCCTGGTAGTACACCATTAAGAGCGAACGATGAAGGTGCCTTTGTTTATATCATGAATAAAACACATTTCTTTGATAAAGAAACTGAATTAAATATTTTGGAAAATCACGAGGGATAA
- a CDS encoding DUF6903 family protein produces the protein MSNTTKNIIAAICFVISFGLVCFGQQNVGYAGLGMELVGLTGLLVLLYLYNKKYK, from the coding sequence ATGAGTAATACAACAAAAAATATAATCGCTGCTATTTGCTTTGTCATTTCATTTGGACTGGTATGCTTTGGACAACAAAATGTTGGTTATGCTGGACTTGGCATGGAACTTGTAGGTTTGACTGGTTTATTGGTCTTACTATATTTATACAATAAGAAATATAAATAG
- a CDS encoding carbohydrate ABC transporter permease — protein sequence MKKEKISSGKLYKIFVYVALITLAISIIVPVIWVFMSSLKTNAEFQGSPWSLPASFYIQNFIDAFEKANMAEYFLNSVIVTALGLFLLVIIALPASYVLARFDFKGKKLINTAFMGGLFINVNYIVVPIFLMLTSWDDVVYDIIGDFFFLDNIVVLAIVYAATAIPFTVYLLSSYFRTLPKAYEEAAFIDGCGYFKTMMKVMAPMAKPSIITVILFNFLAFWNEYIIALTLMPGASKTLPVGLVTLSKGQMAAANYGQLYAGLVIVMLPTLILYIMVQKKLTQGMTLGGLKD from the coding sequence ATGAAAAAAGAAAAAATAAGTAGTGGTAAACTTTATAAAATATTTGTGTATGTTGCCTTAATTACACTTGCTATATCAATCATAGTTCCTGTTATATGGGTATTTATGTCTTCTTTAAAAACAAATGCTGAATTCCAGGGAAGTCCATGGTCATTACCTGCTAGTTTTTATATTCAAAACTTTATTGATGCTTTTGAAAAAGCCAATATGGCTGAATATTTCTTAAATTCAGTTATTGTAACTGCTTTAGGTTTATTTTTACTTGTTATCATTGCATTACCAGCATCTTATGTTTTAGCAAGATTTGACTTCAAAGGTAAGAAACTCATTAATACTGCTTTTATGGGTGGTTTGTTTATCAATGTGAATTACATTGTTGTCCCTATTTTCTTAATGTTAACATCTTGGGATGATGTTGTTTATGATATCATTGGAGATTTCTTCTTTTTAGATAATATTGTTGTTTTAGCCATTGTTTATGCGGCGACTGCTATTCCTTTTACAGTTTATCTGCTAAGCAGTTATTTTAGAACACTTCCAAAAGCTTACGAAGAAGCTGCATTTATAGATGGATGTGGATATTTTAAGACAATGATGAAAGTCATGGCCCCAATGGCAAAACCAAGTATTATTACAGTTATCTTATTTAACTTCTTAGCCTTTTGGAATGAATACATCATTGCATTGACATTAATGCCTGGTGCATCTAAGACTTTACCTGTTGGATTGGTCACTTTATCTAAAGGACAAATGGCAGCTGCAAATTATGGTCAATTATATGCTGGATTGGTTATTGTTATGTTGCCAACACTGATCTTGTATATCATGGTTCAAAAGAAATTAACCCAAGGGATGACTCTTGGTGGATTGAAAGATTAG
- a CDS encoding carbohydrate ABC transporter permease yields MNKKKEKRRFIILCLAPAVILFTVFMVYPTINVFLMSTLKWGGFSDEKTFVGLNNFLILFKDMNFIRAFQNTIFVIVIVTIFTLALAIIFASILVREKLKGQNFFRVIFYIPNILSIVVIGAIFSAIYDPSANGLLNSVLGIFMGKDWQGIPYLGNQSIVMYSIAFALIWQAIGYYMVMYMASMSSIPAHYYEAAELDGCGKIKQFFTITLPLVWSNIRTTLTFFVISTINLSFLLVQVMTTGGPDGASRVLLFYLYDQAYNNASYGYGMAIGAVTFIFSFLLSAVINKVTEREEYEF; encoded by the coding sequence ATGAATAAGAAAAAAGAAAAAAGACGTTTTATCATTTTATGTCTTGCTCCTGCAGTTATTTTATTCACAGTCTTTATGGTTTATCCAACCATTAATGTCTTTCTCATGTCGACATTAAAATGGGGCGGATTTTCTGATGAAAAAACATTTGTTGGGCTCAATAACTTCTTGATTTTATTTAAAGATATGAACTTTATTAGAGCTTTCCAAAATACAATATTTGTCATTGTCATTGTGACAATATTTACACTTGCTCTTGCTATTATATTCGCATCAATATTAGTCAGAGAAAAGTTAAAAGGACAAAATTTCTTTAGAGTTATTTTTTACATTCCTAATATATTATCAATAGTTGTTATTGGAGCTATCTTCTCAGCCATTTATGACCCTTCAGCAAATGGATTGTTAAATAGTGTCTTGGGCATATTTATGGGCAAAGATTGGCAAGGTATCCCTTATTTAGGAAATCAGTCTATTGTCATGTATTCAATTGCCTTTGCATTGATTTGGCAAGCGATTGGATATTATATGGTTATGTATATGGCTAGTATGTCATCTATTCCTGCTCATTATTATGAAGCAGCTGAACTTGATGGCTGTGGAAAAATCAAACAATTCTTTACAATTACTCTTCCACTTGTCTGGAGCAATATTCGTACAACTTTAACTTTCTTTGTTATTAGTACAATTAACTTAAGTTTCTTATTGGTTCAAGTTATGACAACTGGTGGACCAGATGGTGCCAGCCGTGTTCTGCTCTTCTACCTCTATGATCAAGCTTATAACAATGCAAGTTATGGTTATGGTATGGCTATTGGTGCTGTTACATTTATTTTCTCATTCTTATTGAGTGCTGTTATTAATAAAGTAACAGAACGTGAAGAATATGAATTCTAA